The genomic segment AGTTGGCCACCAAGAAAACTCTTTCCCCACCTCCATGCCTCTCCTTAAGCTTCATCACCACCACCTACAATTCCTCAAAAGCCCCAAACTTTTCACTATATCCAAAACCATCCCTCTTCAACACTCCAACTTTCTGTTGAACCCCATTTACAACCCCAAACTTCCTCTCAATTCTTTGTCCAATGTCAACTGCAAAATTGTCCAGTGTGTCTCAAGTGCCAAGGTCCCAAAATGGATGCGcagagaagaagatgaaaggGATAATTTTGAATTGGAATACTTAGCCCCAGATGGGGAAGTTTATCAGAAGACTCTTAGGCTGGTGGAATGTGCTATGTTTTCTGCTGTTTCTGGTTTAACTTATCTCTTGAGCAATTCTCTTGCTATTGAGGTACAAATTTACAATTTTCATCTGGGCCTTGCTTTAATTTCCTGTCAATTGTTGTTTGGATGTTGGATTTTAGTTGATAT from the Coffea arabica cultivar ET-39 chromosome 11e, Coffea Arabica ET-39 HiFi, whole genome shotgun sequence genome contains:
- the LOC140021080 gene encoding uncharacterized protein isoform X2, whose amino-acid sequence is MPLLKLHHHHLQFLKSPKLFTISKTIPLQHSNFLLNPIYNPKLPLNSLSNVNCKIVQCVSSAKVPKWMRREEDERDNFELEYLAPDGEVYQKTLRLVECAMFSAVSGLTYLLSNSLAIENYFGCFFALPIVLSSMRWGVSAARKTMVGTFVLLFILSGPVKALTYLLMHGLLGFAMGSMWRSKASWGISIFCCAVVRAMGAIG